The Chroicocephalus ridibundus chromosome 20, bChrRid1.1, whole genome shotgun sequence genome has a window encoding:
- the C20H1orf116 gene encoding specifically androgen-regulated gene protein isoform X1, with translation MSFSRPGAAGCSPEKQRSPGIGTAGTRSRAAWSDGRPAGILPPTPDTAAACAMPRKELGMAGCNSDSCDSMVSTASNHSQRSDNSYDYLSVEEKECLMFLEETIGSLDAEADSGVSTDETDHVEPSKLPRTWPKRDSVPRDLENGAPRLSVGQQRAADQKSGKSISTFSSSAPAAVPSPGYYSLPRNMTVANAQRANGALDSKVTVRTVEEPVPVGKSSQEMAKKDGLDQANTRSQVKSLESLIIQPPDPFQDDLVSHEWSRSNCSAKETKAWTSWGQPEKSALEEVPQDPDAKRGPPTAPKPRKLPPNIILKTSKNSPVPLATEPGQKVKAPPPSSASFASNAAAEKGNSGHLDPKEREKARREALEKLGLSQDRREVSTHLQPTTQPQPREMPFHVTGEPEAHHGAAERLVPGIRQMNFKSNTLERSGVGLSSYMSSVKEQSVKTSSSLGKMSFIERLAPSFLRSSRPRPTSLVAGKDFAGLKESGQMEPEKSNKRRSHLLQSFPKPPRSSISVKISPKGATDENRREALKKLGLLKE, from the exons cCGGGATATTGCCCCCCACGCCGGACACCGCGGCAGCCTGTGCTATGCCTaggaaggagctggggatggCTGGCTGCAACTCTGACAGCTGCGACAGCATGGTCAGCACGGCCTCCAACCACTCGCAGCGT agcgATAACAGTTACGACTACTTATCTGTGGAAGAGAAAGAGTGTCTGATGTTCTTAGAAGAAACTATTGGCTCGCTGGATGCAGAAGCAGACAGCGGGGTCTCTACTGATGAGACCGACCACGTGGAGCCCTCCAAGCTGCCCAGGACGTGGCCCAAGCGAGACTCCGTTCCCCGGG ATTTGGAAAATGGGGCTCCCCGTCTGAGCGTGGGTCAGCAGCGTGCAGCTGACCAGAAGAGTGGTAAGAGCATCTCCACCTTCTCAAGCTCAGCTCCAGCAGCGGTTCCAAGCCCAGGCTATTACAGTCTTCCAAGGAACATGACTGTAGCAAACGCACAGAGAGCAAACGGAGCTTTGGACAGCAAAGTGACTGTCCGCACAGTGGAGGAACCAGTGCCAGTAGGTAAATCTTCACAGGAGATGGCCAAGAAGGATGGGCTTGACCAAGCCAATACAAGAAGCCAGGTGAAGTCCCTGGAATCTTTGATTATCCAGCCTCCAGATCCCTTCCAGGATGACCTGGTGAGCCACGAGTGGTCACGGAGCAATTGCTCAGCCAAGGAGACCAAGGCTTGGACTTCATGGGGCCAGCCAGAGAAATCCGCGTTGGAAGAGGTCCCTCAGGACCCAGATGCCAAGCGCGGGCCTCCAACTGCCCCCAAGCCACGTAAACTGCCACCAAATATTATCCTGAAAACCAGCAAAAACAGCCCAGTGCCACTCGCCACAGAGCCTGGCCAGAAGGTAAAAGCACCACCGCCGTCCTCGGCCAGCTTTGCCAGCAACGCTGCTGCTGAAAAGGGGAATTCGGGGCATCTCGACCccaaggagagggagaaagcccGACGGGAGGCGTTGGAGAAGCTTGGACTGTCACAGGACAGGAGGGAGGTCAGCACCCACCTTCAACCTACCACACAACCCCAACCAAGGGAGATGCCATTCCATGTCACCGGAGAGCCCGAGGCACACCATGGGGCGGCGGAGAGGTTGGTGCCAGGTATCCGGCAGATGAACTTCAAATCCAACACCCTGGAGCGCTCCGGTGTGGGGCTGAGCAGCTACATGAGCAGCGTCAAGGAGCAGAGCGTcaagaccagcagctccctgggcaaGATGTCCTTCATCGAGCGGCTCGCCCCGAGCTTCCTGAGGAGCAGCCGCCCCCGGCCGACGTCCCTCGTGGCAGGGAAGGACTTTGCTGGGCTGAAGGAGTCCGGGCAGATGGAGCCGGAGAAGAGCAACAAGCGGCGATCCCACCTGCTGCAGAGCTTCCCCAAGCCTCCCCGCTCCAGCATCAGCGTGAAGATTTCCCCCAAGGGGGCAACCGATGAGAACCGGCGAGAGGCACTGAAGAAGCTGGGTCTGCTGAAGGAATAG
- the C20H1orf116 gene encoding specifically androgen-regulated gene protein isoform X2: MQKQTAGSLLMRPTTWSPPSCPGRGPSETPFPGVSCRPRSSLVCKGTFTQDLENGAPRLSVGQQRAADQKSGKSISTFSSSAPAAVPSPGYYSLPRNMTVANAQRANGALDSKVTVRTVEEPVPVGKSSQEMAKKDGLDQANTRSQVKSLESLIIQPPDPFQDDLVSHEWSRSNCSAKETKAWTSWGQPEKSALEEVPQDPDAKRGPPTAPKPRKLPPNIILKTSKNSPVPLATEPGQKVKAPPPSSASFASNAAAEKGNSGHLDPKEREKARREALEKLGLSQDRREVSTHLQPTTQPQPREMPFHVTGEPEAHHGAAERLVPGIRQMNFKSNTLERSGVGLSSYMSSVKEQSVKTSSSLGKMSFIERLAPSFLRSSRPRPTSLVAGKDFAGLKESGQMEPEKSNKRRSHLLQSFPKPPRSSISVKISPKGATDENRREALKKLGLLKE, from the exons ATGCAGAAGCAGACAGCGGGGTCTCTACTGATGAGACCGACCACGTGGAGCCCTCCAAGCTGCCCAGGACGTGGCCCAAGCGAGACTCCGTTCCCCGGGGTGAGCTGCAGACCGCGCTCCAGCCTTGTTTGCAAAGGGACTTTCACGCAGG ATTTGGAAAATGGGGCTCCCCGTCTGAGCGTGGGTCAGCAGCGTGCAGCTGACCAGAAGAGTGGTAAGAGCATCTCCACCTTCTCAAGCTCAGCTCCAGCAGCGGTTCCAAGCCCAGGCTATTACAGTCTTCCAAGGAACATGACTGTAGCAAACGCACAGAGAGCAAACGGAGCTTTGGACAGCAAAGTGACTGTCCGCACAGTGGAGGAACCAGTGCCAGTAGGTAAATCTTCACAGGAGATGGCCAAGAAGGATGGGCTTGACCAAGCCAATACAAGAAGCCAGGTGAAGTCCCTGGAATCTTTGATTATCCAGCCTCCAGATCCCTTCCAGGATGACCTGGTGAGCCACGAGTGGTCACGGAGCAATTGCTCAGCCAAGGAGACCAAGGCTTGGACTTCATGGGGCCAGCCAGAGAAATCCGCGTTGGAAGAGGTCCCTCAGGACCCAGATGCCAAGCGCGGGCCTCCAACTGCCCCCAAGCCACGTAAACTGCCACCAAATATTATCCTGAAAACCAGCAAAAACAGCCCAGTGCCACTCGCCACAGAGCCTGGCCAGAAGGTAAAAGCACCACCGCCGTCCTCGGCCAGCTTTGCCAGCAACGCTGCTGCTGAAAAGGGGAATTCGGGGCATCTCGACCccaaggagagggagaaagcccGACGGGAGGCGTTGGAGAAGCTTGGACTGTCACAGGACAGGAGGGAGGTCAGCACCCACCTTCAACCTACCACACAACCCCAACCAAGGGAGATGCCATTCCATGTCACCGGAGAGCCCGAGGCACACCATGGGGCGGCGGAGAGGTTGGTGCCAGGTATCCGGCAGATGAACTTCAAATCCAACACCCTGGAGCGCTCCGGTGTGGGGCTGAGCAGCTACATGAGCAGCGTCAAGGAGCAGAGCGTcaagaccagcagctccctgggcaaGATGTCCTTCATCGAGCGGCTCGCCCCGAGCTTCCTGAGGAGCAGCCGCCCCCGGCCGACGTCCCTCGTGGCAGGGAAGGACTTTGCTGGGCTGAAGGAGTCCGGGCAGATGGAGCCGGAGAAGAGCAACAAGCGGCGATCCCACCTGCTGCAGAGCTTCCCCAAGCCTCCCCGCTCCAGCATCAGCGTGAAGATTTCCCCCAAGGGGGCAACCGATGAGAACCGGCGAGAGGCACTGAAGAAGCTGGGTCTGCTGAAGGAATAG